A window of the Hyphomicrobiales bacterium genome harbors these coding sequences:
- the lptD gene encoding LPS assembly protein LptD, translating to MTRFSSFNERLSPLYRATQNCVRGLAIGTTLLVSASTLPTTLAHAQSSFNNIGGDLRTEEERLLLDADTLTFDTNRDVVTVSGDVQIFFAGNSLEADSVVYDRKAGTLKAVGKVRLIEVGGNSIRSEEVELSEDFKNGFVKSLQIETIDETYFAAASGEFVDGNKTVLKNGVYSVCAVCRVKPGRIPTWRIKAEEIIIDDVSHRIRYKKASFEFLGVPVAYLPAFSHVDPRVKQKTGILGPHFLQDSDLGIGFGIPIYYAVDESRDLTFTPTYLTKQGLLGEIEWRQRTARGAYTLHLAGIDQQDPDEFSGESGEQSFRGGLRTTGSFDIASQWNAGWDILALTDRTFAEDYERLTSRVDRFTSNVNLTGLGKTNHFDARGLFFNILDDDDGITGNLQSQQAIVHPSIDYDGIIDKAIVGGQVSFATNVTALSRADEDVNVINGQNFLDGASGTQGRASAEVEWKRRFIAKGGHVLTPLLAVRGDVQAFSQTEAGITGVSGEDQVARGQVTAGLEWRYPVLITQGNTSHIFEPITQIFASPNEQQIDRFLNEDSQTLVLDDTNIFSRDRFAGFDRAEGGVRTNIGFTHKTQWNDWFKTDVLVGQSFHLAGTNSFSEQGIASLETENGLQEDRSDLVARIAATAVDQFSLVGRIRVDNDYADINRGDISAVYYSDILSLNAGYTFVKEQEVDDLPRSSQANGGFSFKAHEYWTVFGDARYDFDDNRFVNNRFGLTFDDKQLRVSLAYVRDFDEQGDLDEEGIEFSINFRTLGGF from the coding sequence TTGACGCGGTTCTCTAGTTTCAATGAGCGTCTTTCGCCTCTTTATCGCGCAACGCAAAATTGCGTGCGCGGCCTCGCTATAGGTACGACCTTACTTGTTAGCGCATCAACACTTCCAACCACCCTCGCCCATGCACAATCTTCATTCAACAATATTGGTGGCGATCTGCGCACTGAAGAAGAGCGCTTGCTGCTGGATGCAGATACGCTAACATTTGATACCAACCGAGACGTTGTGACCGTGTCGGGTGATGTACAAATTTTCTTCGCAGGAAATTCGCTAGAAGCTGACAGTGTGGTTTATGACCGTAAGGCTGGAACCCTAAAAGCTGTTGGCAAGGTACGCCTGATAGAAGTGGGCGGGAATTCCATTCGAAGCGAAGAAGTTGAGCTGAGCGAAGACTTTAAAAACGGCTTCGTTAAATCTCTTCAAATCGAAACGATTGATGAAACGTATTTTGCTGCTGCAAGCGGTGAGTTCGTTGATGGTAATAAAACTGTTTTGAAGAACGGTGTTTATTCGGTTTGTGCTGTGTGTCGGGTGAAACCTGGGCGCATTCCAACATGGCGGATCAAAGCCGAGGAAATCATCATTGATGATGTCTCGCATCGCATCCGATACAAAAAAGCAAGTTTCGAATTCTTGGGTGTTCCGGTCGCCTACCTCCCCGCTTTCTCCCATGTTGATCCTAGGGTTAAACAAAAGACAGGGATTTTAGGCCCACACTTTCTACAAGATTCTGACCTCGGCATTGGGTTTGGTATTCCGATCTATTATGCCGTGGATGAAAGCCGTGACCTGACCTTCACACCGACCTATTTGACCAAACAGGGTTTGCTCGGTGAAATTGAATGGCGACAAAGAACAGCAAGAGGCGCCTATACTTTACATTTAGCTGGCATTGATCAGCAGGATCCTGATGAGTTTTCTGGCGAATCTGGTGAGCAGTCTTTCAGGGGCGGCTTGAGAACAACTGGTAGCTTCGACATTGCCTCGCAATGGAATGCTGGCTGGGATATTCTTGCTTTAACAGATAGAACTTTCGCAGAAGATTATGAACGCCTAACCTCACGCGTTGACCGTTTCACATCAAACGTCAATTTGACAGGTCTTGGCAAAACAAATCATTTCGATGCGCGCGGCTTGTTTTTCAACATCCTTGATGACGACGATGGGATCACCGGAAACCTGCAATCACAACAAGCAATCGTTCACCCATCGATTGATTATGATGGCATCATCGATAAAGCTATCGTCGGTGGGCAAGTTTCATTTGCCACCAACGTCACAGCGCTTAGTCGTGCAGATGAAGACGTCAATGTCATAAATGGCCAAAACTTTCTCGATGGAGCATCAGGCACACAAGGACGTGCTTCAGCAGAAGTTGAGTGGAAACGCCGCTTCATTGCAAAGGGCGGCCATGTCTTAACCCCATTGCTTGCTGTGCGTGGCGATGTGCAAGCGTTCAGCCAAACAGAAGCGGGTATTACAGGCGTTTCTGGTGAGGACCAAGTAGCGCGTGGACAAGTAACAGCTGGCTTAGAATGGCGTTATCCCGTTCTAATCACACAGGGCAACACCTCTCATATTTTTGAACCAATCACCCAAATATTCGCAAGCCCGAATGAGCAACAGATTGATCGCTTCCTCAATGAGGATTCACAAACTTTGGTGCTCGATGACACCAACATTTTCTCCCGCGACCGATTTGCAGGCTTCGACAGAGCTGAAGGTGGTGTGCGAACAAATATTGGGTTTACCCACAAAACACAATGGAATGACTGGTTCAAGACTGATGTTCTGGTTGGTCAATCCTTCCACCTAGCAGGCACAAATTCCTTTTCAGAACAAGGCATTGCCAGCCTTGAAACTGAAAATGGGCTACAAGAAGACCGCTCAGATTTGGTTGCACGCATTGCAGCAACCGCTGTCGACCAATTCAGCCTAGTTGGACGAATTCGGGTTGATAACGATTATGCAGATATCAACCGTGGCGATATTAGCGCAGTTTATTACTCTGACATTTTGTCATTGAATGCTGGCTATACCTTCGTCAAAGAACAAGAGGTCGACGATCTGCCTCGTAGTTCTCAAGCGAATGGAGGCTTTTCCTTCAAAGCGCACGAATATTGGACGGTCTTTGGCGACGCACGCTACGACTTTGATGACAATCGATTTGTAAACAACCGCTTTGGATTAACCTTTGACGACAAGCAATTGAGAGTTTCTCTCGCCTATGTTCGAGATTTTGACGAACAAGGGGATCTCGACGAAGAGGGAATTGAATTCAGTATAAACTTTAGAACATTGGGTGGCTTCTAA
- the rsmA gene encoding 16S rRNA (adenine(1518)-N(6)/adenine(1519)-N(6))-dimethyltransferase RsmA, translated as MSTIDNLPPLRDVIHRYELNAKKSLGQNFILDLNITTKIAKTAGQLEGHHVIEVGPGPGGLTRAILAAGADHLTVIERDQRCISALKDIQAAYPDRMTILEEDALRVDYKLLEKDSLPTKLIANLPYNIATPLLIGWLTSDNWPPFYESLTLMFQREVAERIVAESGEKHYGRLGVMAGWRTHANIMFDLGPEVFTPPPKVTSSVVHLSPKAKPLPCEIGNLERITAAAFQQRRKMLRASLKSVFDDPIKTLEDRGIDPTARAETLSIEEFIALANAL; from the coding sequence ATGAGTACAATCGACAATCTCCCCCCTCTCCGCGACGTTATTCACCGCTATGAACTCAATGCGAAAAAGTCATTGGGGCAGAACTTCATTCTCGATCTCAACATCACCACGAAGATCGCCAAGACTGCTGGACAGCTTGAAGGTCATCATGTGATCGAAGTTGGTCCGGGGCCTGGTGGTCTAACCCGCGCTATTTTAGCAGCAGGGGCCGACCATTTAACCGTGATCGAACGCGACCAACGTTGCATCAGTGCGCTGAAAGATATTCAAGCAGCCTATCCCGACCGAATGACTATTTTGGAAGAAGATGCCTTGCGGGTCGATTATAAGCTTTTAGAAAAAGATAGCCTACCAACCAAGCTAATTGCCAACCTGCCCTATAACATCGCCACACCCTTGTTGATTGGCTGGCTAACATCCGATAACTGGCCGCCGTTTTATGAGAGCCTCACATTGATGTTCCAGCGCGAAGTGGCCGAGCGCATTGTCGCCGAATCGGGCGAAAAACATTATGGACGCCTCGGCGTTATGGCCGGATGGCGCACCCACGCAAATATTATGTTCGATCTTGGGCCTGAAGTTTTCACCCCACCGCCTAAAGTAACGTCCAGCGTGGTCCACTTAAGCCCAAAAGCTAAGCCTCTGCCCTGTGAAATCGGCAATTTAGAACGCATCACGGCTGCAGCCTTTCAACAAAGGCGCAAAATGCTGCGGGCAAGTTTGAAGAGTGTGTTTGATGACCCGATCAAAACACTGGAAGATCGCGGCATTGACCCAACCGCACGGGCGGAAACCCTTAGCATTGAAGAGTTTATCGCTTTAGCTAATGCTCTTTAA
- the mltG gene encoding endolytic transglycosylase MltG, with translation MSETTNESDESARTIPSGGPVSPKSPKDVMRAQTPPKAPKRSRHRKNFFVVILNFFFSFAVLGLIAAAGLFYWGSKQYIAEGPLEKPRKVTVPKGAGLSGIASSLERANVITSPILFQASVRFQKQQNALKHGEYLFEQGATMQSVVDKLVEGKALVYKVTLPEGLSSQQIVEVLRRDEVLVGDVTEVPEEGSLLPNTYSFGRGTTRQQVIDRMKRSQEVALKRIWENRVADLPIKSPSELVTLASIVEKETGQADERSRVASVFINRLNRGMKLQSDPTIIYGLFGGAGKPKDRPIYKSDIAKPTPYNTYTIDALPPGPITNPGLAAMEAVANPSRTDDIFFVADGSGGHAFAKTLEEHNNNVKRWRRIEADRKAGKKEEGETSSN, from the coding sequence ATGTCTGAAACGACCAATGAGTCAGATGAATCTGCGAGAACAATACCGTCTGGTGGGCCTGTCAGTCCCAAAAGCCCAAAGGATGTGATGCGCGCACAAACGCCGCCGAAAGCGCCTAAACGCTCTCGTCATCGTAAGAATTTTTTCGTGGTCATCTTGAATTTCTTTTTCTCGTTTGCAGTCCTAGGCTTAATTGCCGCTGCTGGTTTGTTCTACTGGGGAAGTAAACAATATATCGCGGAAGGTCCTTTGGAGAAGCCACGCAAAGTGACTGTGCCTAAGGGAGCAGGTCTTTCAGGTATTGCAAGCAGCCTTGAGCGCGCCAATGTGATTACAAGCCCGATTTTGTTTCAAGCAAGTGTACGATTCCAAAAACAGCAAAACGCTCTCAAGCATGGCGAATATTTGTTTGAGCAAGGCGCCACTATGCAGTCTGTAGTGGATAAGTTGGTTGAAGGTAAGGCTCTGGTCTACAAAGTAACCCTGCCAGAAGGTTTGAGCTCGCAACAGATCGTTGAAGTTCTTCGTAGAGATGAAGTTTTGGTGGGTGACGTTACTGAAGTGCCGGAAGAAGGGTCGCTTTTGCCGAACACATATTCTTTTGGCCGTGGCACCACGCGCCAACAAGTGATCGACCGGATGAAACGATCGCAAGAGGTGGCTCTTAAACGCATCTGGGAAAACCGCGTTGCTGATTTACCGATCAAATCACCAAGCGAACTTGTCACTCTTGCCTCTATCGTCGAAAAAGAAACTGGACAAGCAGATGAGCGTAGCCGTGTTGCCAGCGTTTTCATCAATCGTTTGAACCGTGGCATGAAACTACAATCCGACCCGACGATTATTTATGGTTTGTTTGGTGGCGCGGGAAAGCCAAAGGATCGCCCGATCTATAAATCAGATATTGCTAAGCCAACGCCATACAATACCTACACGATTGATGCCTTGCCGCCTGGACCCATCACCAATCCTGGTCTTGCTGCGATGGAAGCTGTCGCCAATCCATCACGCACCGATGATATTTTCTTCGTGGCAGACGGATCCGGCGGTCATGCATTCGCTAAGACGTTGGAAGAGCACAATAACAACGTGAAACGTTGGCGCCGTATTGAGGCTGACCGTAAGGCTGGCAAAAAAGAAGAAGGCGAAACATCGTCTAACTAA
- the pdxA gene encoding 4-hydroxythreonine-4-phosphate dehydrogenase PdxA, translating into MSHSLDKPVLLTIGEPAGIGPELAVKLWAEQKTHSVPPFVLMTDPAFIESRARLLGTDITIQQWDENWSASTLKQAFSETLLFHPLQHSIEDAPTQLRAQNSPAVIEAIETAVGLIQQGRAGAVVTNPINKNALYEAGFKHPGHTEFLGELAKLWGNTYRPVMMLAGPELRTVPATLHIPLKDVPSALNTQELTELMMITARELKNRFAIASPRIAVTGLNPHAGEEGTMGSEDRDIILPAIKAAQEAGITVSGPHPADTLFYAQKRKTYDAVIAMYHDQALLPVKTIAFDETVNVTLGLPFIRTSPDHGTALDIAGKGIARPDSLLAALKMASEMAEHAAESKIS; encoded by the coding sequence ATGAGCCATTCTTTGGACAAGCCTGTCTTATTGACGATCGGTGAACCCGCAGGCATTGGCCCTGAACTAGCTGTAAAGCTCTGGGCAGAACAAAAAACTCATTCAGTTCCACCTTTTGTGCTGATGACTGACCCTGCTTTTATTGAAAGCCGCGCCCGCCTGCTTGGCACTGACATAACCATCCAACAATGGGATGAAAATTGGTCTGCCTCAACGCTAAAACAGGCTTTTTCTGAAACCCTCCTCTTTCATCCGCTACAGCACAGCATCGAAGATGCCCCGACCCAACTACGCGCTCAAAATAGCCCTGCGGTAATTGAAGCGATTGAAACGGCGGTTGGATTAATCCAGCAAGGTCGCGCAGGCGCTGTTGTTACAAATCCAATTAACAAGAATGCGCTTTATGAAGCAGGGTTTAAACATCCAGGCCATACTGAGTTTTTGGGCGAGCTTGCCAAACTATGGGGCAACACCTACCGCCCTGTTATGATGTTAGCGGGGCCTGAACTACGAACAGTGCCTGCAACCCTTCATATCCCGCTTAAAGACGTGCCAAGCGCACTTAATACCCAAGAGCTTACCGAGTTGATGATGATCACGGCACGGGAACTTAAAAACCGTTTTGCCATCGCCTCACCGCGCATTGCTGTCACTGGACTAAACCCACATGCGGGCGAAGAAGGCACGATGGGGAGTGAAGACCGCGACATTATCTTGCCTGCGATCAAGGCAGCCCAAGAAGCAGGCATAACGGTCAGCGGACCGCATCCAGCCGACACCTTGTTTTATGCCCAAAAGCGCAAAACCTATGATGCGGTGATCGCCATGTATCACGATCAAGCCTTACTGCCTGTAAAAACGATTGCCTTTGATGAAACTGTCAATGTAACCCTTGGTCTTCCCTTTATTAGAACATCGCCAGATCACGGCACCGCCTTAGACATTGCTGGCAAAGGTATTGCACGGCCTGATAGTCTGTTGGCAGCCCTAAAAATGGCCAGCGAAATGGCTGAACACGCGGCAGAATCGAAAATATCATGA
- a CDS encoding acyl carrier protein, whose translation MSEIADRVSKIVVEHLGVEAEKVVLDASFIDDLGADSLDTVELVMAFEEEFGVEIPDDAAETIQTVGDAVKFLTSATA comes from the coding sequence ATGAGTGAAATTGCAGATCGCGTGTCTAAAATCGTTGTTGAACATCTCGGCGTAGAAGCTGAAAAAGTTGTGCTTGATGCAAGCTTTATCGATGACCTCGGTGCAGACAGCTTGGACACGGTTGAGCTGGTTATGGCTTTTGAAGAAGAGTTTGGCGTTGAAATTCCAGACGATGCAGCTGAAACCATCCAAACAGTTGGTGATGCGGTTAAGTTTTTGACATCAGCAACTGCTTAA
- a CDS encoding YicC/YloC family endoribonuclease, which translates to MALKSMTGFASREGTLEVAGQVYQWTWEIKAVNGKALDMRLRLPHLLQSCEPAVRKLLGKRITRGNLQASLSLEHDGNEQSLSLNEDMMKTVLAASEKASKSHGIAPITFDGLIAIKGMVESDTTSLGSDDLKTLEQAVVADFDVLLDNLVVSRKGEGQALEAVLVDVVHEIETLSNAAQNAPERAPEAISAKLQAQLSDLIESDHGLSEERLHQEALMMAAKADIKEEIDRLLVHVEAARSFFKLDEPVGRRLDFLSQEFGREANTLCSKANDVAITNIGLALKAAIDQFREQIQNVE; encoded by the coding sequence ATGGCACTGAAAAGTATGACTGGCTTTGCAAGCCGCGAAGGCACGTTAGAGGTGGCTGGACAAGTCTATCAATGGACGTGGGAAATTAAGGCTGTAAACGGCAAGGCGCTCGACATGCGCTTGCGTTTGCCGCATTTGCTCCAAAGCTGCGAACCGGCAGTGCGCAAGCTGCTGGGTAAAAGAATTACCCGCGGCAATTTGCAAGCAAGCCTTTCGCTTGAGCATGATGGTAACGAGCAAAGTCTTTCCTTAAACGAAGACATGATGAAGACGGTGCTTGCAGCGTCAGAAAAAGCATCAAAATCACATGGTATCGCGCCGATTACGTTCGATGGCCTGATTGCTATCAAAGGTATGGTGGAATCAGACACGACGAGCCTCGGTTCTGATGACCTCAAAACACTGGAACAAGCCGTTGTTGCTGATTTCGATGTGTTGCTTGATAATTTGGTTGTCTCTCGCAAAGGAGAAGGGCAGGCTCTAGAAGCTGTTTTGGTCGATGTGGTGCACGAGATCGAAACACTCTCAAATGCTGCTCAAAACGCCCCAGAGCGCGCACCAGAAGCTATTTCTGCAAAATTGCAGGCCCAACTGTCTGATCTTATCGAAAGTGATCACGGCCTAAGCGAAGAGCGCTTGCACCAAGAAGCGCTTATGATGGCAGCTAAAGCTGATATTAAAGAGGAAATCGACAGACTGCTTGTTCATGTTGAAGCAGCTCGTTCGTTCTTCAAATTGGATGAGCCTGTGGGTCGCCGTCTTGATTTTCTATCGCAAGAATTTGGCCGTGAAGCGAATACGCTGTGCAGCAAGGCTAATGATGTGGCGATAACCAATATTGGACTTGCTCTTAAAGCAGCAATCGACCAATTTCGCGAACAAATTCAAAACGTGGAATAG
- a CDS encoding peptidylprolyl isomerase → MRTRNFLVRGLVLVAIIFSINTTANAQTRIAVAVNNGVVTTNQITQRARFLRLTGFKGDTRKEAQRQLVDEELQFQEAKRINFSVPDSAVNDAFANIAKGNRLSANQFESALRQQSINPSTFKRFIRGRILWQQIVVARARQQGRRPQAETDITSILFNRANGGKNRTVKEYTVEQIIFVVKKGASKNVFSQRRREIEAFRNQNKSCQAASDAAVRLASSGVIMRQLGRFTSDTLPDNIREDVLNANGQLFSSPKQGESGVGILAICNVRDIVDNTVPKEGLNVDVGKFDSKDLQRKSDKWMGQLRKQAKIVVR, encoded by the coding sequence GTGAGAACGCGAAACTTCCTTGTAAGAGGGCTTGTTCTTGTTGCTATTATTTTTTCCATTAACACAACTGCGAACGCTCAAACACGGATCGCCGTTGCTGTAAATAATGGTGTCGTGACGACCAATCAAATCACACAACGCGCTCGCTTTTTGAGACTGACCGGTTTTAAAGGTGACACACGCAAAGAAGCACAACGCCAACTTGTAGACGAAGAATTGCAATTCCAAGAAGCCAAGCGGATTAACTTTTCAGTCCCTGACAGTGCGGTAAATGACGCATTTGCCAATATTGCTAAAGGCAATAGGCTAAGTGCAAATCAGTTTGAATCTGCTTTGCGTCAACAAAGCATCAATCCGTCCACCTTTAAACGGTTCATCAGAGGGCGGATTTTATGGCAGCAAATCGTTGTAGCCCGCGCGCGCCAACAAGGTCGCCGCCCACAGGCAGAGACCGACATCACCTCTATTTTGTTCAATAGAGCCAATGGTGGCAAAAACCGTACAGTCAAAGAATACACCGTTGAACAAATTATCTTTGTGGTCAAAAAAGGCGCATCGAAAAACGTCTTTTCACAACGTCGCCGCGAAATTGAAGCGTTTAGAAATCAAAACAAATCATGTCAGGCCGCATCAGACGCCGCAGTTCGGTTAGCTTCAAGTGGCGTGATCATGAGGCAGCTTGGTCGTTTCACCTCTGATACACTTCCAGACAACATCCGCGAAGATGTGCTTAATGCCAATGGCCAACTATTCTCTTCACCGAAGCAAGGTGAGTCTGGCGTTGGTATTTTGGCAATCTGTAATGTTCGCGATATCGTTGATAACACAGTGCCAAAAGAAGGCTTAAATGTGGATGTTGGCAAATTCGATTCGAAAGATCTGCAAAGAAAATCTGACAAGTGGATGGGCCAATTACGCAAGCAGGCAAAGATTGTTGTCCGCTAA
- the fabF gene encoding beta-ketoacyl-ACP synthase II, which yields MRRVVITGLGAVTPLGNGAEHSWSRLLNAENAAEVISNFDVSDLACKIACQVPFGDGENGTFNPDDYMVPKEQRKVDKFIIYAVGAANQALKDSGWKPETHEDQCATGVMIGSGVGGLEGIGEGEMTLHEKGPRRLSPFFIPGRLINLASGYVSIEHGLKGPNHSVVTACSTGAHAIGDASRMVALGDADVMVAGGAESSVCRLGIAGFVACRALSTNFNDDPKSGSRPYDKDRDGFVMGDGAGVVVLEELEHARARGAKIYAEVIGYGMSGDAHHITAPAEDGDGAFRCMTAACKRAGIEPSSINYINAHGTSTPLGDEIELRAAERLVGQGSETLAMSSTKSAIGHLLGAAGAVEAIFTTLAIRDQVAPPTLNLDNPSVETGIDLVPHTAKEMNIDIALSNSFGFGGTNASLVLRRFKD from the coding sequence ATGCGACGTGTTGTCATTACTGGTCTGGGTGCGGTTACACCATTAGGCAATGGTGCTGAGCATAGTTGGTCCAGATTGTTAAATGCCGAAAATGCGGCAGAAGTAATTTCAAATTTCGATGTGAGCGATCTTGCTTGTAAAATAGCTTGTCAGGTGCCATTTGGCGATGGTGAGAATGGAACATTCAACCCTGATGACTATATGGTTCCAAAAGAGCAGCGCAAAGTAGATAAGTTTATCATCTATGCTGTTGGGGCTGCCAATCAAGCGTTGAAGGATTCGGGCTGGAAGCCTGAGACCCATGAAGATCAATGCGCAACAGGTGTCATGATCGGTTCTGGCGTTGGTGGCCTTGAAGGTATCGGCGAAGGCGAGATGACGCTCCACGAAAAAGGACCGCGTCGTTTATCCCCCTTTTTCATTCCCGGTCGTTTGATCAATCTTGCCAGTGGATATGTTTCTATTGAACATGGCCTTAAAGGGCCGAACCATTCTGTTGTAACGGCTTGTTCTACAGGCGCCCATGCTATTGGTGATGCCTCGCGCATGGTAGCGCTTGGGGATGCTGATGTAATGGTGGCAGGTGGTGCTGAATCAAGTGTTTGTCGCCTTGGTATTGCAGGTTTTGTTGCTTGTCGTGCGCTATCCACAAATTTCAACGATGATCCAAAATCTGGTTCTAGACCGTATGACAAGGACCGCGATGGTTTTGTTATGGGCGATGGTGCTGGTGTTGTTGTCTTGGAAGAATTGGAACATGCACGTGCACGCGGTGCCAAAATTTACGCTGAAGTGATTGGCTACGGCATGTCTGGCGATGCGCATCACATTACAGCGCCCGCAGAAGATGGCGACGGCGCGTTTCGCTGTATGACGGCAGCATGTAAGCGGGCAGGCATCGAGCCTTCCAGCATCAATTATATCAACGCTCACGGTACATCGACGCCGCTGGGTGATGAGATTGAATTGCGCGCAGCTGAACGTTTGGTCGGGCAGGGAAGTGAAACGCTTGCTATGTCGTCCACTAAGTCGGCGATTGGACACCTATTGGGTGCAGCAGGGGCCGTGGAAGCAATCTTCACAACCCTCGCCATTCGCGACCAAGTGGCGCCGCCAACATTGAATTTAGACAACCCGTCTGTGGAAACAGGTATTGATTTAGTGCCTCACACAGCAAAAGAGATGAATATTGATATTGCGCTATCCAATTCTTTTGGTTTCGGTGGAACCAATGCATCGTTGGTGTTGCGCAGATTTAAAGATTAA
- the gmk gene encoding guanylate kinase translates to MFVLSSPSGAGKSTIAQLLLNEDDNLDLSVSVTTREKRSSEVDGVHYHFRTREQFEKMVEHEELLEWAEVHGNYYGTPRQFVEEKLQAGTDVLFDIDVQGTYQINEKMPEDVATIFILPPSIAEMKSRLKRRAEDSDEVILRRMKTAVSELEAWPDYEYLVVNEELEKAFNEVKSILTAERMRQRRQGAHSALAKTLHEDLIKETS, encoded by the coding sequence ATGTTCGTACTCTCCTCGCCATCAGGAGCGGGCAAGTCTACGATCGCACAGCTTTTACTGAATGAGGACGACAACCTCGATCTTTCCGTCTCCGTTACAACGCGCGAGAAACGTTCTAGTGAAGTCGATGGCGTGCACTATCACTTCAGAACCCGCGAACAGTTTGAGAAAATGGTCGAGCATGAAGAGTTGCTAGAATGGGCTGAGGTCCACGGCAATTATTACGGCACACCGCGACAATTCGTTGAGGAAAAGCTTCAAGCTGGAACTGACGTCTTGTTCGATATTGATGTTCAAGGCACTTACCAAATCAATGAGAAGATGCCGGAAGATGTGGCGACCATTTTCATTTTGCCGCCTTCAATTGCAGAAATGAAATCACGCTTGAAACGGCGGGCGGAGGATTCTGATGAGGTCATCTTACGCCGCATGAAAACAGCTGTTAGTGAGCTTGAGGCGTGGCCAGATTACGAATATTTGGTGGTCAACGAAGAGTTGGAGAAAGCATTTAACGAGGTCAAATCTATATTGACCGCTGAGCGCATGCGCCAACGCAGGCAAGGCGCCCATAGTGCTTTGGCCAAAACCTTGCACGAAGACCTTATTAAAGAAACGTCTTAA